The following nucleotide sequence is from Micromonospora sp. WMMD1120.
CGAGTTCACCGGTGAACCGGACCTGGACCGCGCTCGGGAGATCGCCGACAAGCTGCTCGCCAACCCGGTCATCGAGGACTTCACCGTCCGCCTGGTCGAGGCCGACGAGACCGCGGGCGCCCGCTCGTGACCGCCCGGGTCGGAGTGGTCACCTTCCCCGGCTCGCTCGACGACGGGGACGCGGCCCGGGCCGTGCGGATCGCCGGCGCCGAGCCGGTCCGGCTCTGGCACGGCGACCCGGACCTGCACGGCGTGGACGCTGTCGTCCTGCCCGGCGGGTTCTCCTACGGTGACTACCTGCGGTGTGGTGCCATCGCCCGGTTCGCCCCGGTGATGGAGACGATCGTGGACGCCGCCCAGGGCGGGCTGCCGGTGCTCGGCATCTGCAACGGCTTCCAGATCCTGTGCGAGGCGCACCTGCTGCCCGGCGCGCTCACCCGCAACCAGCACCTGCACTTCCGCAACCGGGACCAGGTCCTGCGCATCGAGTCGGCCGGGACCGCGTGGACCAACGCGTTCCAGCCCGGCCAGGAGGTGCT
It contains:
- the purQ gene encoding phosphoribosylformylglycinamidine synthase subunit PurQ — translated: MTARVGVVTFPGSLDDGDAARAVRIAGAEPVRLWHGDPDLHGVDAVVLPGGFSYGDYLRCGAIARFAPVMETIVDAAQGGLPVLGICNGFQILCEAHLLPGALTRNQHLHFRNRDQVLRIESAGTAWTNAFQPGQEVLIPVKNGEGCYVADTTTLDQLEAEGRVVARYVGGNPNGSQRDIAAITNAAGNVVGIMPHPEHAVEALTGPSLDGLGFFTSALKHLVGAPA